In Nematostella vectensis chromosome 3, jaNemVect1.1, whole genome shotgun sequence, the genomic window CTTTGATTATTATAGTTTGGAAATATAGGAATATGGACTTAACCCACTGAATCACGTGGCTATAGTATAATTTGACTCCAAAATGATGTCTAATGTCTCGTTAGTGTCGAAAAAAGCGCGTATTCCTACCTAAACTATTGATAAGGATTCCCATTTATGTATCTCATATGAAGTATCTTCTCGTCTGGGTTTAGTGTCGGCACGATTCATACCATCACCATGCCAACGTATGCAAGCCAAACAAGTCTATGCGCCATTGTCGCTAGGCAGTTATATACCAGCGTGTAAACCAAACGGTAGCTTTGACAACATTCAGTACGAGAGCACGTACGGACAGAGTTGGTGTGTGGACAGCGAGGGCAAAGAGAAGAAAGGCATGCGCACAGCCGGGCTCATCATATGCCCACCCAACGGTAGGCACACCCAAACGCAACATAAAGTATCTTATGTGTGTGGTCTTCCGCCAAAAGTACAGAAATTAAATTCCCCTCTCTTTTATGTTAACGTGCGGAGACGGGGGAGGGTCGCTCATAACGCGAAAGACTTAGCGGCCTTTGCCAACACAAATTACCCATGCAACGTCAAAAATGGGTTACTGAGCTTTTTTACTCGATTTTGCGGAATGTATTATTCTTTCGCTATTttccaacatcatcattaaagTAGGACTTTCAGACTATTTCAAAATCCAACAGATACACTGACTTACCAACAATGCCCATTTCTTACTGCAGCACCGCTGTCCCGATGCCACCAGACACGTCAATCAATCTTCAGTGCGATCGAGCATGCGCAGAGCGCTCCGCTCTTCATCCCCACGTGTCGAGATGATGGCAGCTTTGCAGACGTACAGTGTCATGGACTTACTGGAAATTGCTGGTGCGTGGACATGAATGGTATAGAAATACCAGGAAGCGTTACCAGAGGGCATCGGCCTGACTGCAAAAAAGCAGGTATGCAGTAAAAGCAAGAGGATTAGGTTAAAAATTCTGTCTTTGTAACTGTTTGTTTCTTCTACATTGTCCTAGCACAAACGACCTCATGTCAGAGGCAACGCACAGCCGCCTTGGGTCTGACTGGACGACCAAATTCAGCACGATATTTACCTCAGTGCAAGCCGACCGGTCGGTATGAAGAGGTGCAGTGCCATACGGGCACCGGATTATGTTGGTGCGTGGACGAGAGGGGACAGGAAATCACTAGGACACGCACGTGGGGCTATCCTAGGTGCCACATGGCCCCAAAGAGTGAGTGCTATAACAGACGAGTGACATCTAGTGGTTGTAAATTTGTCGATTTGAATTGAACGTTGTGAATATTAGCAATCTTTAGAATATATCACGCGTATATGCTAAGAGCTTTGCTAAAATAGCTAAACGAATGCAGACTGCACTCTCAAGAAATTACAAGCAATCCACGCATCTTCCAAATATCATTTCATGTCCAAGCTAACCAATTTTCATCATCGTATCTTCACAGCTTTTTGTTGTCTTGACGAAAAGACTTTCTGTTGTATCACAAAGCACCGGTTATCGATGACATCATGAAGTTCATTTTTTAGTCTATATCAAACATTTGGATCTATCTATCATTGAACAGTCTTTTTTAGAATAAGTATTTGAAAATAGACCTTACTCACGCACTCACTtcacaataataataacatcGTATCAGAGTATTATCCTCACACGACTATCATCTCTACTCTTTATTTTCTAGGAGATGTATTCCCACTGGATCTAGCAATTCTAATTCCATCCGCATCCACTACCACCCTACCCTCCATCAAGGCATTCTTGCAGTCCCTAGTATCTCACCTGGAAATCTCCCGTCGCAACACTCACCTCAGCATCGTCGTGTTCTCCACCGATGTACGAGCGCCTTTGACCTTCTTCAACCTTCCTTGGAATAGCGACTCCGAGAGACGAGTACTAGACGTCATTCGCAGCCTGAGTACTGATTCTACGGATGCAAGGCTTGACCGCGGACTCAAGTACGTGGAGGATGAAATTTTTGCCGAGTCGAGTGGAGAGAGGACGGATTCCCAAAAGGTGGGTGAAATACTATGACAGCATTCGGTATTCGTCACAAATGTCTGTAGTTACAAGTGTAAGTCTGTAGTTTCTGTGCAAGTCTGTATTTTCTGTCCATATGCTCGCATAAGGCTACATTGGTCTCAAAACGTTCTTACCACGTTACTTGTTCTTACCACGTTACTTGTTCTGCAGGCGCTCTTCGTCGTAATGGATAAGGCTCATCCGCTCGACCAAGATGGTATCGTTTCACTGGGCGTGGCTACACGTGGTTTGAGGAATCGCGGTGTTCTGATTGCGACCGTCGGCGTGGGACTGGACGCTAGGATCGAAGACTTGCTCACGGTAGCATCTGACCCATATCACGTGTTTACCGCACGGGGGTATGACGAACTTCCGGAAAACGGGCAAGTGATGGCGGAAGTGATAAAAAATGCAACAAGGGACGTGCGTAGAGGTAACGTGAATGGGTTGTGAATATCGCGTACGTGATTGATACGTGATGCTAAACAGCTCGTGTATGAGCACAACCCGTTTCTTATTCAAACCACTCTTTTCATATTTACAacaattcgtttttttttctttcaaagtgGAGGAGCAGTGTAACCAGGCAAATGATGTTGGACAGCTAGGCTGCCAGGCCTCTATCCCTGCCTGGCATTATGACAGTGTTACAGGGCGGTGCCTGCAGTTTAGGTTCAGCGGTTGCGGTGGTAACGCGAACAACTTTCCAAATCACGAGTTATGCAGGAGAAAATGTGGAGGTTTGTGCGAGCTTATTTTGATCGTTAGGTGATTAGAATTAATTCGTTCTATCTTCTCGCTCGGGCCGCATTTAGGGCTCCCATTCGATCAGATTTCGGTCCTACAAATGATTATTTGCAAGAATTCATgtttaatattattttactGTTTTTTCTCGCTGTCATCTCGAAATATTGGTCTGTACCTTTTGGTTGTAAGATTATCACAGCTTTCCCGCCCCCTTGCCCCAGGCTCTCTCAGAACGCCACCCATGGATTTACTTCTGCtcttcttttatttgttttcaggAGTGTTGCCGCTGTGTCTTGCCGAGAGAAGGCGGCGGGCACAGCTAGTTCTCGGGCACTTTACTCCAAACTGCACATCGTCTGGTCGCTATGAGCATATGCAATGTTACGGTACATCCGGGACCTGCTGGTGCGTAGATACCCATGGACGAGAGAGACCTGGTACTCGAGTGAAGGGAGGGTTCCTCGTATGTAACCAAGTGAAAGGTAAACGCTTTGCTGCTTCTTTATGGTGCAGGAGGATTTATTGGCGGGACAAGAAAAGGACGGAAGGAAAGGACGGATGAGACAAAAGAGTTAGAAGAAAAGAAGGGCGAAAGGGAAGGGacggaaataataaaaaagtaaaacgAAATGAAAtgagaaaaggaaagaaagaaaaaagagagaaaaaatagCAAACCTTATATTATCGAGATGAGAATAACGACAAAGGTATATGATGTAGCAAGGAAATTTATTACATATAAACGATATTGGTTCATGattttcattccaattccTTTATTTCTTTAGCGCAGCTTTCTTTATGTTTAAAAGAACGTCGTAGAGCACTCGGGTTGTCGAGTGTACCGACTCATGGCCGACATGTACCCGACTGCTTACCGAATGGGGAATACGCTCAAAGCCAAACAATCGGGAATTCTAATTTCTTCTGGTGTGTTGACGCTTTTGGGGCAACTATTCCGAGATCGCAGCGATGGGGACGGGCTGCCTGTGCTACAGCATCAGGTACAAATCTAACCAAACACATTCTTTATGGATATTTCGGAAATTTCATTATGATAGAcggcatattttttccttcTCCCAAGCCTGGGAATGTCCGAAAAAGTGTCCGGACGCGAAAATCAGCGTGGAATGTTCCAGTGACAAGGACTGCGCAGCTGGTTTCAAGTGCTGCTCATGCGGCGGTGGGAAAAGATGCACGTCTCGGAGATCGCCCATATCAGCACCTATGAGTAAGTAACAGGCTCGACGCTTTACTTCCTGCGCTTTGAGGATGGTCTGAAAGTAAGTAACCTAATCCCTTAGCCTGGAGTAATCGAGAGAATCGAACACTAAATGGCCCTCTAAATGGGTCCTGCTCTACTAGCCTAAATGCGCCCTTGCTACAATATTTAGAATGTTATGGACTTATAACCGTACAAAATAGAGTAGACTTTCTAATATCACAGTAAAACAATTCCTTGTGTGATATGAATGTCGTCGTAATAGTTTGAGGCATttagagtgtttttttttttaaaaaaaaccttggaACAATGTGTAATAATCAAAGTGAAGCAGTCAAGCCAGAGAAATTCGAGTGTATAGTATTTCACGCGCTTATGAAAACAATACTGTTATTTTAGGTTGAGCCTTTTACCAGATATCCCTCTTTATAACCGTCGCTCCTATTTCATCGTCTTGTTTTACTCTTGCCAGGCTGTGAGTTCGAGCGTCAGCAGGCAATGTCAAACTCGTTGTTGAATTTCGTGCCGAAATGCGCCAAGGACGGgagctataagcatgcgcaGTGTCTTGGCAACGTATGCTGGTGCGTTGATCGCCATGGCAACGAAAGACCTGGGACTAGGAGCATCGGGAGTGTCAAATGCGAGTCTAGGGGTAGGATAGCAGTTCCTAATGTGTGTTGTCTTCTTGTATTGCCCCCTGTCTCAGTAACAGagtaatgttttgtttattgttttgtctCCCATTTTTATCGTCAACTCCCCCATAATTCCTGTCTTACCCGGCATTCACTTTTCTCTTCATTGCAGCCACCATCAGTCCATGTCAGCGTGAAGCTGCGCATGCGCGATCCGCTCGTAGACTTTCTGGATTTCCCTTCTTCGTGTCCCAGTGTCAGCCAGACGGCGGCTTTACCCCTCTCCAGTGCCACTCGGCTACGGGATTCTGCTGGTGCGTAGATGGCAATGGAAACGAGCTTGCCGGCACAAGGGTTTGGGGCCGGAACAACTGCACAGAAATCAATGGTAAGTAGGTAACATGAATAGCCTTATTAAGGGGAAATACCTTTAAGGGAAAACATTTTTCTGCCCCTGGAGGGATCGTGTGAAGTATAAAATGCTGGTCCTGTATTTTTAACTGCACTCTTTTATCATGCTCGGGGCGGAGGTCCGTCAGCCTTTTCGGGTGCTCCATAAGGTATTTATTCCGCAGCCGTAAAATACAAGCCCTTTCTTCTTCTGCTATCCGctgcctatttttttattttttttattttttggtcTAGCACGAATAATTTAGATTTTACAAATGAGGGTAGGGGATTCTTTTATAACTTGTGAATCCTTACTTCCAAAGAAATGATCAATAACAACTGACCGATTTTCATAAGACAATGCGTGTACTTTAATAAACTTTGTCAGGGTAAATGAGAAAGATCCACCGCTGGTCGCATGATTTATCAATAATTTTCCTGCATTTCATTTGAAACGAGACATTTTTGATAGTAGACCTGCGAGTATGGTAACATATTTCACAATATTCAAGCAGCAAAAAGGGGGAGCGATAGGACCATCAATTATCACATTTAAATGTGCTAAGCGCTTTTAatttttgactttttgtttgtttaattaCATTTTTGTGCTTTTGATGGAATGAaagtgcaattttttttccttccgCCCccaaacattaaaaaaaaacttataacCCACTTTATAAGATTAAATTGAGAAGCATAATCAAATATTAAAAGTAACTGTGAAATTAATTGAATATGGCTGAACGAACaggtgtttatttttattaataaagGTAGAACATAGAAGGTCCGGCCACAAACTTGATTTGCGGGCACCACAAGCAACGGCGAGGAAGTTGAGGAAACGGGAAAACTTATCTTGCGAATGAAAACCCATTACTTTACATCAcaacaagagaaaaaagaaaaaagtcaaTTAGACAATCGTCTCCCTACTCATTATACCTGAAATGCATACTGTCAAGTGGAGATGATTTTGCCTGATTTTAAACCGGGGCAGAGATACCAATAGTTCTTTTTGCGTGTTTTTGGCTCCCAAAAACTGAACGTCATCTCGTCATATGTGGTAGAACTACCGGACAAAGAATTTGTAAACCTGACAAGGAAATCGATCATCCTGTCTGTATAATAGAGATGGACATTTTCAACACAAGACCATTTGACATATTCGTCGCCTTTGACTCAGCCATAAACGTCACCTCGTCCATTCATACGACCGCCAGTTATATAAACATAGGCTTCTGTACAGCAGCTTTTCTAACCGCCCTTGCTGGAAACTCTATGATCCTATTCGCTTACGTCAAAGATCCCTACAAGAATCTTCAGACGGTGCCCTCGAACTTACTAGTAGCTACTCTGGCTTTTGTGGATATTCTATCgggagtattttttttatttctttacatTCTTTTACAGACATTGATGTCTATTCCGAGCAAAATTGATATATCATATATCCATTGGCAGGCAAGGTTTTTTGGCCCAGTATCAGTATGCCTGTCGCTAGCTTCCCTTTTTCTCCTTGTTGCCATGGCAATCGACCGCTACTTCGCCGTCACCCGCCCTTTAGCCTACAAGAGTCTGGTTACCAAGCAACGTATCATATGGGCTATTTTTAGCATTGTGCTTTACTCCCTTGCTTCTTTCACCTTGTTTCTGCTGAACCCAGGTTGGTTTCTATTTAGTATGTTTTTTGTCGGAAGTCACTTGGTCTTAGCTGCGTTTCTTATGTCTTGTCTTTACATCCGTATAATGGTCTCAATTCGGCGCCAGTCCCGCGCGATAAGCCAGTCTGCTGACACCAACATTCATGCTCGCAGACTCATGCTAGCAAGAGAGAAAAAGGTGTTAGTTGCGGTGGTTATAGTTCTCTCTCTGTTTTTGTTCTCATTTATCCCTTGCTACATCACTACATTATTCTTGGTGGTCTGCTCTACCTGCTTGTCTTATAAGTTTGCGATTGCATTGTTATTTTCTGTCTCTCTCTT contains:
- the LOC116603603 gene encoding adenosine receptor A1 translates to MDIFNTRPFDIFVAFDSAINVTSSIHTTASYINIGFCTAAFLTALAGNSMILFAYVKDPYKNLQTVPSNLLVATLAFVDILSGVFFLFLYILLQTLMSIPSKIDISYIHWQARFFGPVSVCLSLASLFLLVAMAIDRYFAVTRPLAYKSLVTKQRIIWAIFSIVLYSLASFTLFLLNPGWFLFSMFFVGSHLVLAAFLMSCLYIRIMVSIRRQSRAISQSADTNIHARRLMLAREKKVLVAVVIVLSLFLFSFIPCYITTLFLVVCSTCLSYKFAIALLFSVSLFNSTCAFNPFVYGIRVDKFRQAIGYYSCSKT